The following proteins come from a genomic window of Triticum aestivum cultivar Chinese Spring chromosome 6A, IWGSC CS RefSeq v2.1, whole genome shotgun sequence:
- the LOC123128798 gene encoding formin-A-like → MRRGIAAALLLLLVAAAAAALLVLAPPLSCALSGSAGRQPPPPPVLPRGGGGGDAGLREGMALAAVGAARRLGQRTPLSKPPSPRPHGMTSMAMPPSPTPPSSTY, encoded by the exons ATGCGTCGCGGGATAGCCGCCGCATTGCTGCTCTTgctcgttgccgccgccgccgcggcgctcCTGGTCCTGGCTCCGCCCCTCTCCTGCGCGCTCTCCGGCTCCGCGGGTcgccagccgccgccccctccaG TGCTGCcgcgaggtggtggcggcggcgacgccggGCTGCGTGAAGGGATGGCGCTGGCGGCCGTGGGTGCCGCGAGGCGGTTGGGGCAGAGGACGCCCCTGAGCAAGCCTCCCTCGCCGAGACCCCACGGCATGACGTCGATGGCCATGCCGCCGTCGCCGACGCCACCGTCGTCGACTTACTAG